The Sulfolobus islandicus Y.N.15.51 sequence TACTACAACGACCTTATCCTTTAGGGAGTACATGAATAATATAAAATTTTTAGCAATAAAAAACTTTCTAATTCCATCTTATTATAGCCCTTATGTGTAACCCTTTCTTTAAATTCTCATAAGCCTCATTTATCCTGTCTGGAGTGTAAATATGCGAAACTAACTTCTTAATGTCGATTTTCCCGGAAGAGGCCAAACTTACTAGATCGGGTAAATCAATTCTAGGTCTGTAGCCTAAACTTCCTATTAAGGTTATACCTCTGGAGACGAATAGTGTTACGGGAATTTGTGCTAATGTAGAGAATCCTCCCAATCCCGTAACAACTATAGTCCCACCGCTTTTAACTACTTCTAACGATAATTTGAAATCTGGATAAGGTTTTGTCTCATATACTATATCAGCACCATCTTCTAAAGCTTCCAGAACTTTCGCCCTCGCATCATTTTCGTTAGCGTTAATAATATGGGTTGCGCCCAGTAATTTAGCACTCTTTAACTTATTCTCATCTATGTCGACTGCAACAATAGGATTTAATCCAATTGAGTTAGCCAATTGTATTGCAGCAGAACCTACACCACCAGCTCCCACTATAACAACACTCTTTCCTGAAGTAGCGTTCGCACTCTTTAATGCATTATAAGCAGTACCATATGCACATGCAATTGGAGAAGAATAGTATGGATCAAGATTTTTGTCCAGAGGAATTACTGCTATCTCTGGAACAGTTAAATACTCAGCATGACCTCCATTAATACCAATTAGACCTACTAGTCTCTTTGCATTATCTTTACAATAATTCTCCTTACCATTTGCGCAATATCTACATATACCACATGGAACTATCCAAGATACTAGAACTGGATCTCCCTCCTTTAGTCCATATGGATTCTT is a genomic window containing:
- a CDS encoding alcohol dehydrogenase catalytic domain-containing protein; protein product: MKAAVYKGYGLPLEIEEVPNPAPKEGEVLVKVASTGICHSDLHLLSGELVGPLPNGFIIGHEIAGWVEKIGENVKNPYGLKEGDPVLVSWIVPCGICRYCANGKENYCKDNAKRLVGLIGINGGHAEYLTVPEIAVIPLDKNLDPYYSSPIACAYGTAYNALKSANATSGKSVVIVGAGGVGSAAIQLANSIGLNPIVAVDIDENKLKSAKLLGATHIINANENDARAKVLEALEDGADIVYETKPYPDFKLSLEVVKSGGTIVVTGLGGFSTLAQIPVTLFVSRGITLIGSLGYRPRIDLPDLVSLASSGKIDIKKLVSHIYTPDRINEAYENLKKGLHIRAIIRWN